In a genomic window of Styela clava chromosome 11, kaStyClav1.hap1.2, whole genome shotgun sequence:
- the LOC120347452 gene encoding zinc finger protein ubi-d4-like, translating into MKEMSNPPGISILFYKEAMEQCHSFNSRLMTERRVRLPYLDSQTGVAQNSCNLLFERWQRGPGLGPNQVYTYPSKRWKKKPRTMPILDPYSMATNSKSLTGQLIQGLEGHINENSNSSSGPALDFDAMSDIQDAGADEYGDDDDEDYDDDPRHRKRGRRPRGGGRGGGRTTRRTAMERDEEREKPHPCAYCGKRYKNKTGLNYHIQRYHQDEVDADEDYNPGNDNDIPSVVDQDSNPGVLSKSALPSSRSESMTGSNVGDDFEDEERLTRSKKKKQTVNSAYCDFCLGDADENKKTGESEELVSCSDCGRSGHPTCLQFTDIMTMNVKKYKWQCIECKSCHLCGTSDNDDQLLFCDDCDRGYHMYCLSPPMDEPPEGSWICDLCEADRKVREGCNTKKS; encoded by the coding sequence atgaaagaGATGTCGAATCCTCCTGGcatatcaattttgttttacaaGGAAGCAATGGAACAATGCCATTCATTTAATTCAAGATTAATGACTGAAAGAAGAGTCCGATTGCCTTACTTGGACTCGCAAACTGGAGTAGCCCAAAACAGCTGCAATTTACTTTTTGAACGATGGCAAAGAGGGCCTGGTCTTGGACCCAATCAAGTTTATACATATCCTAGTAAAAGATGGAAAAAGAAACCTAGGACTATGCCTATCCTTGATCCTTACTCAATGGCTACTAACAGTAAATCATTGACAGGACAGTTAATCCAAGGTTTAGAGGGGCATATTAATGAGAATTCGAATAGTTCTTCTGGCCCAGCACTGGATTTTGATGCGATGAGCGACATACAAGATGCAGGAGCCGATGAATATGGAGACGATGATGATGAAGATTATGATGACGATCCACGACATAGGAAAAGAGGAAGAAGACCGAGAGGTGGCGGAAGAGGAGGTGGCAGGACTACTAGAAGGACCGCTATGGAAAGAGATGAGGAGAGAGAAAAACCACATCCATGTGCTTATTGTGGAAAAcgatacaaaaataaaactggCCTTAATTATCACATTCAAAGATACCACCAAGATGAAGTAGATGCAGATGAAGATTACAACCCCGGAAATGATAATGATATTCCTAGTGTAGTTGATCAAGATTCAAATCCTGGAGTCCTATCAAAATCTGCTCTTCCATCGTCCAGGTCTGAGAGTATGACTGGATCAAATGTTGGGGATGATTTTGAAGATGAGGAAAGATTGACCAGaagcaaaaagaaaaaacagaCGGTCAATAGTGCTTATTGTGATTTTTGTCTTGGAGATGCTgatgaaaacaagaaaacagGTGAATCCGAGGAGCTTGTATCATGCTCTGATTGTGGACGTTCTGGACATCCCACCTGTTTGCAATTCACTGACATTATGACAATGAATGTCAAAAAATACAAATGGCAATGCATTGAATGCAAATCTTGTCATCTATGTGGCACTTCTGACAATGATGATCAACTTCTCTTTTGTGACGATTGTGATCGTGGATACCATATGTACTGCCTTTCACCACCGATGGATGAACCACCAGAAGGTAGTTGGATTTGTGATCTTTGTGAAGCTGATAGAAAGGTTCGTGAAGGGTGTAATACCAAAAAGTCTTGA